The proteins below are encoded in one region of Triticum aestivum cultivar Chinese Spring chromosome 1B, IWGSC CS RefSeq v2.1, whole genome shotgun sequence:
- the LOC123137106 gene encoding UDP-glycosyltransferase CGT — translation MALAAKPSSGDQGRGAPHLVFIPSAGMGHLLPFSRFIAALASQGNVHISVVTALPTVSQAEAEHFAALFAAFPAIRRIDFNLLPLDDATLAGTDPFVLRWESLRRSAHLLGPLIAGATPRASAVVTDVTLASQVIPIAKKELQLPCHILFISCATMLSFIAYFPTYLDGANADHLAGDVDIPGIGRIPVDYPPNVLRNPDSLFTKQFIANGREIAEIDGILVNTFDALEPEALAALRDGKVVPGFPPVYAVGPLKSTATDKEAAHGGASSPIAWLGEQPARSVVYVAFGNRNAAALDQIREIGAGLEASGCRFLWVVKTTVVDRDDTSELKDVLGDGFLERVQGRGLVTKEWVDQEAVLQHPAVGLYLSHCGWNSVTESAAYGVPMLAWPTLGDQRLIAKVIKSGGFGLWVEHWSWDGGEGSLVRGAEIAEKVKEVMGDEAISARAKEISLEATKAVAEGGSSHRSMQEFLATLS, via the coding sequence ATGGCTCTCGCGGCGAAGCCTAGCTCCGGCGACCAGGGCAGAGGCGCACCGCATCTCGTCTTCATCCCGAGCGCCGGCATGGGCCACCTGCTCCCCTTCTCCCGCTTCATCGCCGCCCTCGCGAGCCAAGGCAACGTCCACATCTCCGTCGTGACCGCGCTGCCGACGGTCTCGCAGGCCGAGGCCGAGCATTTCGCCGCCCTCTTCGCCGCCTTCCCCGCCATCCGGCGCATCGACTTCAACCTCCTGCCGCTGGATGACGCCACCCTCGCCGGCACGGACCCCTTCGTCCTGCGGTGGGAGTCCCTGCGCCGCTCCGCCCACCTCCTCGGCCCGCTCATCGCCGGCGCCACGCCACGCGCCTCGGCCGTCGTCACCGACGTCACTCTGGCTTCCCAGGTCATCCCCATAGCCAAGAAGGAGCTGCAGCTCCCGTGCCACATCCTCTTCATCTCCTGCGCGACCATGCTGTCCTTCATCGCCTACTTCCCCACCTACCTCGACGGCGCCAACGCAGACCACCTCGCGGGCGACGTCGACATCCCCGGCATTGGGCGCATCCCGGTCGACTACCCCCCGAACGTGCTGCGCAACCCCGACAGCCTCTTCACCAAGCAGTTCATCGCCAACGGCCGCGAGATCGCCGAAATAGACGGCATTCTCGTCAACACGTTCGACGCCCTGGAGCCAGAGGCACTCGCCGCCCTGCGGGACGGCAAGGTCGTTCCCGGGTTCCCTCCGGTCTACGCAGTCGGCCCGCTCAAGTCGACGGCCACAGACAAGGAGGCGGCACATGGCGGCGCGTCTTCACCCATTGCCTGGCTCGGAGAGCAGCCGGCGCGGTCGGTGGTGTACGTGGCCTTCGGCAACCGCAACGCGGCGGCGCTGGACCAGATCCGCGAGATCGGTGCCGGGCTGGAGGCGAGCGGCTGCCGGTTCCTCTGGGTGGTGAAGACGACGGTGGTGGACCGCGACGACACCTCGGAGCTCAAGGACGTGCTGGGCGACGGGTTCCTGGAGCGCGTGCAGGGGCGCGGCCTGGTGACCAAGGAGTGGGTGGACCAGGAGGCGGTCCTGCAGCACCCGGCCGTGGGGCTGTACCTGAGCCACTGCGGGTGGAACTCGGTGACGGAGTCGGCCGCGTACGGCGTGCCGATGCTGGCATGGCCGACGCTGGGCGACCAGCGCCTGATTGCGAAGGTGATAAAGAGCGGCGGCTTCGGGCTGTGGGTGGAGCACTGGAGCTGGGACGGCGGGGAGGGCTCGCTGGTCCGCGGCGCGGAGATAGCggagaaggtgaaggaggtgatgGGCGATGAGGCGATCTCGGCGAGGGCCAAGGAAATCAGCCTGGAGGCGACCAAGGCCGTCGCCGAGGGCGGCTCCAGTCACCGGAGCATGCAGGAGTTCCTTGCCACGCTCAGCTGA